One genomic window of Vicinamibacterales bacterium includes the following:
- a CDS encoding peptidoglycan DD-metalloendopeptidase family protein, producing MASRFSSRGGADRLRAPRRRGRAGPACIALLAFAAAALTAQAPDRQAADALARRAADRLTALQQEAESLARQERTLLVELRRLEVDREIKVEKRATIERSATDVRAKLAAASARAQALAGEAERQRPDIDARLVRLYKLGRAGYWRLLLDVTSLRDLGRAYRTAAALDRIDRDRVEEHRRTLAALNGERAALQTRATELERLEVQARRASDAVQAAVDARTVLVKRIDERRDLNAQLAGELQDAQRRLQGTIAQLAAGREAPPAALPLRPFRGALPWPAEGVVSSRFGTALRGSPVTAKNGIQLSLPEGEPVRAVHDGVVAFADAFSGYGNLVIVDHGDKAYSLYGHLATVGVKKGDRVDTATTLGMTGRDQAGNPALYFELRVDGTPVDPLQWLKRPYRNP from the coding sequence ATGGCAAGCCGCTTTTCTAGCCGAGGCGGCGCGGACCGTTTACGGGCGCCGCGCCGGCGGGGCCGCGCAGGCCCGGCCTGCATCGCGCTGCTCGCATTCGCGGCCGCCGCGCTCACCGCCCAGGCGCCGGATCGCCAGGCCGCCGATGCGCTCGCCAGACGCGCGGCGGATCGTCTCACCGCGCTCCAGCAGGAAGCGGAGTCGCTCGCCCGCCAGGAGCGGACGTTGCTCGTCGAGCTGCGGCGGCTGGAAGTCGACCGCGAGATCAAGGTCGAGAAGCGGGCGACGATCGAGCGCAGTGCGACGGACGTGCGCGCCAAGCTGGCCGCCGCGAGTGCCAGGGCCCAGGCGCTCGCTGGAGAAGCCGAACGCCAGCGTCCCGACATCGACGCTCGACTGGTGCGGCTCTACAAGCTTGGTCGCGCCGGCTACTGGCGCCTGCTGCTCGACGTGACGAGCCTGCGCGACCTGGGCCGCGCCTACCGGACCGCCGCGGCGCTCGACCGCATCGATCGCGACCGCGTCGAGGAGCATCGCCGGACGCTGGCCGCGCTGAACGGCGAGCGCGCCGCCCTGCAAACGCGCGCGACCGAACTCGAGCGGCTCGAGGTCCAGGCGCGCCGGGCCAGCGACGCCGTCCAGGCGGCGGTGGACGCGCGCACCGTGCTGGTGAAGCGGATCGACGAACGGCGCGATCTCAACGCCCAGCTCGCCGGCGAACTGCAGGACGCGCAGCGGCGGCTGCAGGGGACAATCGCCCAGCTCGCCGCCGGCCGGGAGGCGCCCCCCGCGGCACTCCCGCTGCGCCCCTTCCGCGGCGCGCTCCCCTGGCCGGCCGAGGGGGTGGTCTCCTCCAGATTCGGCACAGCGCTGCGCGGCAGCCCGGTGACGGCGAAGAACGGGATCCAGCTGTCGCTGCCGGAAGGCGAGCCCGTGCGCGCCGTCCACGACGGGGTCGTCGCCTTCGCCGATGCGTTCAGCGGCTATGGCAATCTCGTCATCGTCGATCATGGCGACAAGGCGTATTCCCTCTACGGGCACCTGGCCACCGTCGGCGTCAAGAAGGGAGACCGGGTCGACACGGCGACCACCCTCGGAATGACCGGACGCGACCAGGCCGGCAACCCGGCCCTGTACTTCGAGCTGCGCGTCGACGGGACCCCCGTGGACCCGCTACAATGGCTGAAGAGGCCATACCGCAATCCATGA
- a CDS encoding S41 family peptidase codes for MTTRTRLSVLLISTPLLTFIVLGTLRGRAADGDDTFQHLRVFDDVVSLILNSYVEEPKVDNVMEGAMRGLTDSLDPDSAYLTAAEARSLATPACASAVPTPACAGTPIGDVGIELTRQYYLRVIAARDGSPADKAGLQTGDYVRAIDGKPTRDLSVFEGMRLLRGEPGSKVTLTVIRGNAADPHEIELVRERTPGAVVSSKLLAPELGYIRIAAFGAGAPAKIHGEVDALVKGGARRLIVDIRRTAEGPFDTGLDAARLFVKTGTLAQVAGRDPQAKASDKPAAKVPAGSITETISAKPGDGAIELPVTLLVTTGTSGAAELFAAALSGNKRADLVGERTLGRAGMQKLVRLPDGRGLWLTYARYVTPGGDLIQGRGLTPDLAVDEPDVDFGEPKPATDAVLDAALEKIKKTA; via the coding sequence ATGACTACCCGAACCCGGCTGTCCGTACTGCTGATTTCGACACCGCTGCTGACCTTCATCGTGCTCGGCACCCTGCGGGGGCGCGCGGCCGACGGCGACGACACGTTTCAGCACCTGCGGGTGTTCGACGACGTCGTGTCGCTGATCCTCAACAGCTATGTCGAAGAGCCCAAGGTCGACAACGTCATGGAAGGCGCGATGCGCGGGCTCACCGACAGCCTCGACCCCGACAGTGCATACCTGACCGCCGCGGAAGCCCGTTCGCTGGCCACGCCGGCGTGCGCCTCGGCGGTGCCGACTCCCGCCTGCGCTGGGACGCCGATCGGCGACGTCGGTATCGAGCTGACGCGGCAGTACTACCTGCGGGTGATCGCGGCGCGCGACGGATCGCCTGCCGACAAGGCCGGCCTGCAGACCGGTGACTACGTCCGCGCGATCGACGGAAAGCCGACGCGCGACCTGTCGGTGTTCGAAGGCATGCGCCTGCTGCGCGGCGAACCGGGTTCGAAGGTGACGCTCACCGTCATCCGCGGCAACGCCGCCGACCCGCATGAAATCGAGCTCGTGCGTGAGCGCACGCCAGGGGCGGTCGTGTCCTCGAAGCTGCTCGCGCCAGAGCTCGGATACATCCGGATCGCCGCGTTCGGCGCGGGCGCGCCGGCGAAGATCCACGGCGAAGTGGACGCCTTGGTCAAGGGCGGCGCCCGCCGGCTCATCGTCGACATCCGCCGGACCGCCGAGGGACCGTTCGATACCGGGCTCGACGCCGCGCGCCTGTTCGTGAAGACGGGCACGCTCGCCCAGGTCGCCGGCCGCGATCCGCAGGCGAAGGCGAGTGACAAGCCCGCAGCCAAGGTCCCCGCCGGCTCGATCACGGAGACCATCTCCGCCAAGCCCGGCGACGGCGCCATCGAACTCCCCGTGACGCTGCTCGTCACGACTGGCACGTCCGGCGCCGCGGAGCTCTTCGCGGCGGCGCTCTCCGGGAACAAGCGAGCCGACCTCGTCGGCGAGCGCACGCTCGGTCGTGCCGGGATGCAGAAACTCGTCCGACTGCCCGACGGTCGCGGCCTGTGGCTGACCTATGCCCGCTACGTCACGCCCGGCGGCGATCTGATCCAGGGGCGGGGGCTCACGCCAGACCTGGCCGTCGACGAACCCGACGTTGACTTCGGCGAGCCCAAGCCCGCGACCGACGCGGTGCTCGACGCAGCCCTGGAGAAGATCAAGAAAACCGCCTGA
- a CDS encoding TlyA family RNA methyltransferase, with protein sequence MKKPTARLDVALVERGLVATRERARALVLAGQVQVGGVVVSKAGHPTPADVEITLVKPDHPYVSRGGVKLAHALDVFGVDPTGRLAIDVGASTGGFTDVLLQRGASRVVAIDVGHGQLDWRLRTDPRVEVIERVNARTLTPDQLPPQTRAFDLAVMDVSFISVRQVLPAIAPLLLAGADLVVLVKPQFEAGRREVHKGGLVHEPAVHARVVEEVAAAATALGLSRVATTDSPITGSEGNREFFLHLRRP encoded by the coding sequence GTGAAGAAGCCGACCGCGCGCCTGGATGTCGCCCTCGTGGAGCGCGGCCTCGTCGCCACGCGCGAGCGGGCGCGCGCGCTCGTTCTGGCGGGCCAGGTGCAGGTCGGCGGCGTCGTCGTCTCCAAGGCGGGTCATCCGACGCCGGCCGACGTCGAGATCACGCTCGTCAAACCCGATCATCCGTACGTCAGCCGCGGCGGCGTCAAACTGGCGCACGCGCTCGACGTCTTCGGCGTCGATCCCACCGGACGGCTGGCGATCGACGTCGGCGCCTCGACGGGCGGGTTCACCGACGTGCTCCTGCAGCGGGGCGCCTCCCGCGTGGTCGCGATCGACGTCGGCCACGGCCAGCTCGACTGGCGCCTCCGCACCGATCCGCGCGTCGAGGTCATCGAGCGCGTCAACGCGCGGACGCTCACCCCCGATCAGCTGCCGCCCCAGACCCGCGCCTTCGATCTCGCCGTGATGGACGTGTCGTTCATCTCGGTCCGGCAGGTGCTGCCGGCGATCGCGCCGCTGCTTCTCGCCGGCGCGGATCTGGTCGTCCTCGTCAAGCCGCAGTTCGAAGCGGGGCGGCGCGAGGTGCACAAGGGGGGCTTGGTCCACGAGCCGGCGGTGCACGCGCGCGTGGTCGAAGAGGTGGCCGCCGCGGCAACTGCGCTAGGATTGTCGCGCGTGGCGACGACCGACTCCCCCATCACCGGCAGCGAAGGCAACCGCGAGTTCTTCCTGCACCTCCGGCGGCCATGA
- a CDS encoding NAD(+)/NADH kinase, whose translation MTRVGLIAKRGLTEASGVLAELAGWLEARAIQAVFESDTAQLVGLPPGRPTASRDDLPRECDLVVALGGDGTLIGMAGRIALSGMDVPILGVNFGSLGFLTEITLPELYESLEAALAGQASLESRAMLTARTLRDDRPFAEHVVLNDIVITKGALSRIIEMSVAIGEAAVTRVRADGLIIASPTGSTAYNLAAGGPIVHPAVDAMVLTPIAPHTLTNRPVVIAGSLEVHVRPIMDGQDEVFVTFDGQSGFALRRNDQVSIRRAPTPVRLVRSASRSYFDVLREKLKWGGDNR comes from the coding sequence ATGACGCGCGTCGGACTGATCGCCAAGCGGGGCCTCACCGAGGCGTCTGGGGTGCTCGCCGAACTGGCGGGCTGGCTCGAGGCGCGCGCCATCCAGGCGGTGTTCGAAAGCGACACGGCGCAGCTGGTCGGTCTCCCACCGGGACGTCCGACCGCATCGCGCGACGATCTGCCGCGTGAATGCGACCTGGTCGTCGCGCTGGGCGGCGACGGCACGCTCATCGGCATGGCGGGGCGGATCGCGCTGTCGGGGATGGACGTCCCCATCCTCGGCGTCAACTTCGGGAGCCTCGGGTTCCTCACCGAGATCACGCTCCCCGAGCTCTACGAGTCGCTCGAGGCCGCGCTGGCCGGGCAGGCGAGCCTCGAATCACGCGCCATGCTCACCGCGCGGACGCTGCGCGACGATCGCCCGTTCGCCGAGCACGTGGTGCTCAACGACATCGTGATCACGAAAGGCGCGTTGTCGCGGATCATCGAGATGTCGGTCGCCATCGGCGAAGCGGCGGTCACCCGCGTCCGCGCCGACGGCCTGATCATCGCGAGCCCGACGGGATCGACCGCCTACAACCTCGCCGCCGGCGGCCCGATCGTCCATCCCGCGGTGGACGCCATGGTGCTGACGCCGATCGCGCCGCACACGTTGACGAACCGTCCCGTGGTGATCGCCGGATCCCTCGAGGTGCACGTGCGCCCGATCATGGACGGCCAGGACGAGGTCTTCGTCACCTTCGACGGGCAATCGGGATTTGCGCTTCGGCGCAACGACCAGGTCAGCATCCGGCGGGCGCCGACACCCGTCAGGCTCGTCCGCTCAGCGTCGCGCTCGTACTTCGACGTGCTCCGCGAGAAGTTGAAGTGGGGCGGCGACAACCGATAG
- a CDS encoding alkaline phosphatase family protein, whose product MRTTVWWLTAGVLAVAALSLACSSSSSRGPGTHRQKLVILGFDGMDPHLLQKWMAEGKLPHISALAKQGGFYPLQTTHSPESPTAWASFATGVNAGKHNIYDFLVRDTNTYLPDLGMVTRTPPRFLFNYLPISKPRVTSTRGGTSFWVTAGKAGVRSDMLTVPVTFPPEDVDNGELLSGLPLPDIRGTMGTFSYYATDLSRYEEGNTEMGGILKRLVFEGDTASSELEGPPSPIVRQQIEAIRRKTAPLGDADKTQLAELQAVQDVRIPFTVKWDRAGKRAAIDIDGQHLTLEPGKWTPWIDLTFKVNLLVRVHGMTQMLLENAGNELQLLVSPVNFKPDDPPVPMSYPASFAGDLYKAVGNYRTLGWAEETWALNEGRMDEKTFMDDLMVAFDDRARVILNRVDQKDWDLLVGVIESTDRVQHMMWRLIDPKHPLYDATLAARYGDSIERVYRRADDFVGEVVTRVGPDVPVMIVSDHGFHSWRKAVNLDTWLVQNGYMVMKGQSADKKLSDLFGGGTFWENVDWSRTRAYAMGIGQIYFNLRGRESQGIVSPGAEATALADEISAKLLTLADPEDGTHIVRAVYKRDDIYSGPYLSNAAELQVGMDEGYRVSWQTTLGGSPQGIVYKNDRKWSADHGGYDYLITSGVFVSSRPIATADPRIIDIAPTVLKFFGVGIPSDIDGKPLF is encoded by the coding sequence ATGCGCACAACGGTGTGGTGGCTCACGGCTGGTGTGCTCGCGGTCGCCGCGCTCTCTCTCGCCTGCTCGTCGTCTTCGTCACGCGGCCCCGGCACGCACCGCCAGAAGCTCGTCATCCTCGGGTTCGACGGCATGGACCCGCACCTGCTCCAGAAGTGGATGGCCGAAGGGAAACTGCCCCACATCTCGGCGCTCGCGAAACAGGGCGGCTTCTATCCGCTGCAGACGACGCACTCGCCGGAGTCGCCGACGGCGTGGGCATCGTTCGCCACCGGCGTCAATGCCGGCAAACACAACATCTACGATTTTCTCGTCCGCGACACGAACACCTATCTTCCCGATCTCGGCATGGTGACGCGCACACCGCCGAGGTTCCTCTTCAACTACCTGCCGATCTCGAAGCCGAGAGTGACGTCGACGCGCGGCGGCACGTCGTTCTGGGTCACCGCCGGCAAGGCCGGCGTCCGCTCCGACATGCTGACGGTGCCGGTGACGTTTCCCCCCGAGGACGTCGACAACGGCGAGCTGCTCTCGGGGCTGCCGCTGCCCGACATCCGCGGCACGATGGGGACATTCTCCTACTACGCGACGGATCTGAGCCGCTATGAGGAAGGCAACACCGAGATGGGCGGCATCCTCAAGCGGCTCGTCTTCGAGGGGGATACCGCATCGAGCGAACTCGAAGGGCCGCCGAGCCCGATCGTGCGGCAGCAGATCGAGGCGATCCGCCGCAAGACGGCGCCCCTCGGCGACGCGGACAAGACGCAGCTCGCCGAGCTGCAGGCGGTGCAGGACGTGCGGATCCCCTTCACGGTGAAGTGGGATCGGGCCGGCAAACGCGCCGCGATCGACATCGACGGCCAGCACCTCACGCTCGAACCGGGGAAATGGACGCCCTGGATCGACCTGACCTTCAAGGTGAACCTGCTCGTCCGCGTGCACGGCATGACGCAGATGCTGCTCGAGAACGCCGGCAACGAGCTGCAGCTCCTCGTCTCGCCCGTCAACTTCAAGCCCGACGATCCACCGGTGCCGATGTCGTACCCGGCGTCATTCGCGGGCGATCTCTACAAGGCGGTTGGCAATTACCGCACGCTCGGCTGGGCGGAAGAGACGTGGGCGCTGAACGAAGGGCGCATGGACGAGAAGACGTTCATGGACGACCTGATGGTCGCCTTCGACGATCGCGCCCGCGTCATCCTCAACCGCGTCGATCAGAAGGACTGGGATCTGCTGGTCGGCGTCATCGAATCGACCGATCGCGTGCAGCACATGATGTGGCGGCTGATCGATCCGAAGCATCCGCTTTACGACGCGACGCTCGCGGCGCGGTACGGCGACTCGATCGAGCGCGTCTACCGCCGCGCCGACGACTTCGTCGGCGAAGTGGTCACGCGCGTTGGCCCAGACGTCCCCGTGATGATCGTCTCGGACCACGGCTTCCACTCGTGGCGCAAGGCGGTGAATCTCGACACCTGGCTCGTGCAGAACGGCTACATGGTGATGAAGGGACAAAGCGCCGACAAGAAGCTGTCGGACCTCTTCGGCGGCGGCACCTTCTGGGAGAACGTCGACTGGTCGCGCACGCGTGCCTACGCGATGGGCATCGGCCAGATCTACTTCAACCTGCGCGGCCGCGAGTCGCAGGGCATCGTCAGTCCCGGGGCGGAGGCCACAGCGCTTGCCGACGAGATCTCGGCCAAACTGCTGACGCTGGCCGACCCGGAAGACGGCACGCACATCGTCCGCGCCGTCTACAAGCGCGACGACATCTATTCGGGCCCCTACCTGTCGAACGCCGCCGAACTGCAGGTCGGCATGGACGAAGGCTACCGCGTCTCGTGGCAGACGACTCTAGGCGGATCGCCGCAGGGCATCGTCTACAAGAACGATCGCAAGTGGAGCGCCGACCACGGCGGCTACGACTACCTGATCACCTCGGGCGTCTTCGTCAGCAGCCGGCCGATCGCGACCGCCGATCCGCGCATCATCGACATCGCGCCAACCGTGTTGAAGTTCTTCGGCGTCGGCATTCCGAGCGACATCGATGGCAAGCCGCTTTTCTAG
- the mltG gene encoding endolytic transglycosylase MltG — MKRVLAVLLLLVVIAAGGAAWWYTGVDRPFKGYGGPEVFVDIPQGAGSAAIARRLADAGVVHDAISFRLALWLTHEGRRLQAGEYHFDQPMSPRQVADKLARGEIYFRPITFPEGLTIKQMAAIYEAKGFGPVREFADAAKNAALVSAIDADARDLEGYLFPDTYKLPRKATAAQLVARMVQGFLKALTPDLIDAAGTRHLTVRQFVTLASIVEKETGNKDERPLVAAVYANRLRLGMGLQCDPTVIYALDRANLYTGNLTRANLQFDSPYNTYRYAGLPPGPIAAPGRASLEAAAHPADVAYLYFVSRNDGSHAFAATLDEHNRNVQKYQIQYFREHRR; from the coding sequence ATGAAAAGAGTCCTCGCGGTTCTGCTGCTGCTCGTCGTCATCGCCGCCGGCGGCGCGGCGTGGTGGTATACGGGCGTCGATCGTCCGTTCAAGGGTTACGGGGGGCCCGAGGTGTTCGTGGACATCCCGCAGGGCGCGGGCTCGGCCGCGATCGCCAGGCGCCTGGCCGACGCCGGCGTCGTCCACGACGCGATCAGTTTCCGCCTGGCGTTGTGGCTGACGCACGAAGGGCGCCGCCTGCAAGCCGGCGAGTACCACTTCGACCAGCCGATGTCGCCGCGCCAGGTGGCCGACAAGCTCGCGCGCGGCGAGATTTACTTCCGGCCGATTACGTTCCCCGAGGGGCTGACCATCAAGCAGATGGCGGCGATCTATGAAGCGAAGGGCTTCGGTCCGGTCAGGGAGTTCGCCGACGCGGCCAAGAACGCGGCGCTGGTCTCGGCGATCGATGCCGATGCCCGGGATCTGGAAGGGTACCTGTTTCCCGACACCTACAAGCTGCCGCGGAAAGCGACGGCCGCGCAGTTGGTCGCGCGGATGGTGCAGGGCTTCCTGAAAGCGCTGACGCCGGATCTCATCGACGCGGCCGGCACGCGGCACCTGACGGTGCGCCAGTTCGTCACGCTGGCATCCATCGTCGAGAAGGAAACCGGCAACAAGGACGAGCGGCCGCTCGTCGCCGCCGTCTACGCCAATCGCCTGCGGCTCGGGATGGGCCTGCAATGCGATCCGACGGTCATCTACGCGCTCGATCGCGCCAACCTCTATACCGGCAACCTGACGCGCGCGAACCTGCAGTTCGATTCGCCGTACAACACCTACCGCTACGCTGGCCTGCCGCCGGGGCCGATCGCTGCGCCCGGACGCGCGTCGCTGGAGGCCGCCGCGCACCCGGCCGACGTCGCCTATCTCTACTTCGTCAGCCGGAACGACGGCTCACACGCGTTCGCCGCGACGCTCGATGAACACAACCGCAACGTGCAGAAGTACCAGATTCAGTACTTTAGGGAACACCGGCGCTGA
- the ruvX gene encoding Holliday junction resolvase RuvX yields MRALGIDYGERRIGLALSDATGLLASPWKTIANNGQVGAATARLAIEIDALAAESDGLGAIVIGLPRRLNGDDNQQTPIVRGLVRQLADRIAIPITVQDERLTSHEADQRLAGRERDWRKRKPQLDAMAAALILQDYLDHQPRQTGPAATSEADESTGPRQSR; encoded by the coding sequence GTGCGGGCGCTCGGCATCGACTATGGCGAACGGCGGATCGGGCTGGCGCTGTCGGATGCGACCGGCCTGCTCGCATCGCCCTGGAAAACGATCGCCAACAACGGGCAGGTTGGGGCCGCCACTGCGCGGCTCGCGATCGAGATCGACGCGCTGGCGGCCGAGTCCGACGGCCTTGGCGCCATCGTCATCGGCCTGCCGCGGCGCCTCAACGGCGACGACAACCAGCAGACGCCGATCGTGCGGGGTCTGGTGCGACAGCTCGCCGACAGGATCGCGATTCCCATTACAGTTCAGGACGAGCGGCTCACCAGCCACGAAGCCGACCAGCGCCTCGCCGGGCGCGAGCGCGACTGGCGGAAACGCAAGCCGCAGCTCGACGCGATGGCGGCGGCCCTGATCCTGCAGGACTACCTCGATCATCAGCCGCGGCAGACGGGGCCTGCCGCCACCTCCGAGGCTGACGAATCGACCGGGCCCCGTCAGTCACGATGA